AAGCTGATATGAAAAAATTTCTGAACTTCTCTTCAGTTGTTTGCTTTCCCTACATATTTACAAAGTCACTCAAAACGGCGCTTTTCGTATTCTTTTCGGtactcaacagcccaaagaacAGCTAAACATGGAAATATTTGGACGGACGATCTAAATTCTCATCATCCCCGAAACCTACTGTTTATAAGTTTCAAAGATTCATTGAGAAGCTcggcgagaaaattcgagccacgtaggattaactaaggTTAATTGGAAAGGATACTAAAGTCGAAGGATTTTTTCGGTATTAGatcggtagaattgggacaaaagtaaaagtttaggattttttgtgagaaaaaaaatagatataattatcataaatattaaagttagaggttttttttttggatattaggcatTATAGGTTGTGAGGAGAATACTTTTTGTTGAATGAGCAGTGAATGGGTCCTCCTCTTGCTAGTGTTTATATAAATAAGAGGAGACCTAGGGTTTAGAGGCCCTCTCTGGTTAACCTGGAGTAATGGAGACTGAGGTGCTTCACATGAGCGACCTCGGCGGTTCCCTCCCAGTCAAAAATGTCCAAGCTCTAGCGTCCAAGGGCCTGAAGGAGGTTCCGCCTCGCTATCTACGGCCCGCATCTGAGCTCGGCGAGGTGTGCGAGTCCGAGTCTCTTGAGATTCCTGTCATAGACATGATCAGGCTCGGTGAGGATCACCCCCACCACAGAGAGGAAATCGAGAAGTTCCATTTGGCTTGCAAGGAATGGGGCTTCCTCCAGGTGCGCCATCTTGAATGTTTTAAATCGAACCAAGTTCATCTCATATCATGTCCACGACATACATTCCAAAAGTTTCAAGTTCCAATTACTGATATGAGAATAAATTCCGTGACGGCGCAGTTGATAAACCATGGCATATCGGGAGAGATCATTCATCAAGTGAAGACAGATACCGAGGAGTTCTTTAAGCTGCCattaaaagagaagaagaattaTGAGCAGTTACCTAACTCCATCGAAGGCTATGGCCAAGCTTTTGTTCTGTCGGAAGACCAGAAGCTTGACTGGAATGACATGCTCTTCCTTTTTGCACAACCTGCTTCCCAGAGAAACCTCAGGTTTTGGCCAAAGAACCCTGCCTCTTTCAGGTGAGTTAAAACAGATCAATCACACACTAGAAGTTCCTAGGACAACTGTGCACATACAAAGAAATTACAAGCATACAAGTACGAAGAACAAACCAATGTATCTCCATTATCCAGGAGTCAGTGAAGTGACCAAACAGAGTCGCCAAATGGGTCTTACCAGTTCTTTTTATTCTTCCTCTCGTTCTCGGGGATGAACAAAAGATAACATCAATTTCGGTTCAACATTTCAGAGCAACCCTGGACGGTTACTCTTCACAGTTAGTACGGATTTCGCTTTTCCTCCTGAGAGCTATGGCCAAGAACTTGGGACTTTCTCCGGATGTGTTTGCAAGCATGTTTGAAGAGGGGATACAAGGGATAAGACTGAACTACTATCCACCGTGCAAGCAAGCAAATGAGGTCCTGGGTCTGACCCCACACTCTGATGCCAGCGGACTAACCCTGCTAACTCAAGTGAATGATGTAGATGGATTGCAAATCAAGAAGAACGGTAAATGGCTGCCTATTAAAACTGTTCCCGAGGCGTTCATCGTCAACGTAGGCAACGTCATCGAGGTAGTCCATAATTTCACTACCACTTCCCTGTGCGTAAAAGTGATGCCATGATTGATCTTCACGTTTGATGCAGATAATGAGCAATGGACAGTACAAGAGCATAGA
The sequence above is drawn from the Rhodamnia argentea isolate NSW1041297 chromosome 9, ASM2092103v1, whole genome shotgun sequence genome and encodes:
- the LOC115736868 gene encoding S-norcoclaurine synthase 1-like, producing the protein METEVLHMSDLGGSLPVKNVQALASKGLKEVPPRYLRPASELGEVCESESLEIPVIDMIRLGEDHPHHREEIEKFHLACKEWGFLQLINHGISGEIIHQVKTDTEEFFKLPLKEKKNYEQLPNSIEGYGQAFVLSEDQKLDWNDMLFLFAQPASQRNLRFWPKNPASFRATLDGYSSQLVRISLFLLRAMAKNLGLSPDVFASMFEEGIQGIRLNYYPPCKQANEVLGLTPHSDASGLTLLTQVNDVDGLQIKKNGKWLPIKTVPEAFIVNVGNVIEIMSNGQYKSIEHRAVVNPEKERLSIAAFHSPNIEASIGPFPDLTGKSGALYKTTNHEDYMRLVVASKLDGKSLLDQFRLSDV